From a region of the Salarias fasciatus chromosome 6, fSalaFa1.1, whole genome shotgun sequence genome:
- the ctnnd1 gene encoding catenin delta-1 isoform X4: MEPGQMVQEMFTVEEPPLESAPVVSVETNEDGSTRRTETTVKKVVKTTTTRTVVPSVSDTMSLDGGGSMTGVGGYTTPMNQVYRPAPGGGGMPMDYPTQTVPRNYHYGPSPGGYGDYRAGPPSDNYASLSRSAHMDDRYRPVHPDGYRTLDPSYRAPSRSQLDPYAAQPQVGPMGSAMELSSIPRFMPEPYGLEDDQRSMGFDEPDYGMGHPVAYSTMPRSHHAFPHGPPRRTASYEGTLDGDMSGPGDMYYWGGGAPLAQGERGSMASLDSTLRKGPGPAGWRQPELPEVIAMLNYRLDPVKSNAAAYLQHLTYKNDKVKSDVRRLKGIPALVSMLDNPNREVHYAACGALKNISYGKDPDNKIAIKNCDGVPALIRLLRKIRDQDLTDIITGTLWNLSSHDSVKMEIVDHALHALSDEVMVPHSGWERGSNGAGGGEENCKPRHLEWETALTNTAGCLRNVSSERSEARRKLRECTGLVDSLMYIVQSQIDCKDVDNKLIENSVCLLRNLSYHVHREIPGCERYQETTPVNQGPAPSGQKGGCFSSRKGKDEWFSKGRKDEDAAADVIDIPKRTSPAKGYELLFQPEVVRIYTSLLKESKNPTVLEASAGAVQNLCAGRWTYGRYIRALLRQEKGLPMMTELLAHGNDRVVRAMSGALRNLAIDARNRDLLGKHAVPHLVANLPGGGQSQPVRALSEETVVSVLSTLHEVLGSSLEAAKTLRASQGIERLVLINKDGNRSEKEVRGAGMVLQTVWGYKELRRTLEKDGWKKTDFMVNLNPPSNNTRANGGYEDSTLPLIDKGGKSEREMIPMNDLGPDAYSTLDQSGRKNTLDNTLEPADRDAPQGGMYGERQASLPLMDSYDEKLIVCITRRQPPPTYCPC, from the exons ATGGAGCCTGGTCAGATGGTGCAGGAGATGTTCACGGTGGAGGAGCCGCCCCTGGAGTCTGCGCCGGTCGTTTCCGTGGAGACCAATGAAGACGGGAGCACGCGGCGCACAGAGACGACG GTAAAGAAAGTGGTGAAGACCACCACCACCCGCACGGTCGTCCCCTCCGTGTCGGACACCATGTCCCTCGACGGCGGCGGCTCCATGACGGGCGTGGGGGGCTACACCACGCCCATGAACCAGGTCTACAGGCCAGCCCCGGGTGGAGGCGGCATGCCCATGGACTACCCCACTCAGACCGTGCCCCGCAACTACCACTACGGCCCCTCCCCCGGGGGCTACGGCGACTACCGCGCCGGGCCGCCGTCCGACAACTACGCAAGCCTCAGCAGGAGCGCCCACATGGACGATCGCTACAG ACCGGTCCATCCGGATGGGTACAGAACTCTGGATCCCAGCTACCGAGCCCCCAGCAGGTCCCAGCTGGACCCCTACGCTGCTCAGCCACAG GTGGGCCCTATGGGGAGCGCCATGGAGCTGTCTTCGATCCCCAGGTTCATGCCGGAGCCATACGGGCTGGAGGACGACCAGCGCAGCATGGGGTTCGACGAGCCCGACTACGGGATGGGACACCCGGTGGCCTACAGCACCATGCCCCGCAGCCACCATGCCTTCCCTCACGGGCCGCCGCGCAGAACTGC gaGTTACGAGGGAACCCTGGACGGCGACATGAGCGGTCCAGGAGACATGTACTACTGGGGAGGCGGCGCCCCGCTGGCCCAGGGCGAGCGGGGCAGCATGGCGTCGCTGGACAGCACTCTGAGGAAGGGTCCGGGCCCGGCGGGCTGGCGCCAGCCGGAGCTGCCGGAGGTCATCGCCATGCTCAACTACAGGCTGGACCCGGTCAAGAGCAACGCAGCGGCTTATCTACAGCATCTCACCTACAAGAACGACAAA GTGAAGTCCGACGTGCGTCGTCTGAAGGGGATTCCAGCGCTGGTCTCCATGCTCGACAACCCCAACAGGGAG GTGCACTACGCAGCCTGCGGAGCACTGAAGAACATCTCCTATGGCAAAGATCCAGACAATAAAATTGCCATCAAGAACTGCGATGGAGTGCCGGCTCTGATCCGGCTGCTGAGGAAGATCCGAGACCAGGACCTGACCGACATCATCACAG GGACACTGTGGAACCTGTCGTCCCACGACTCTGTGAAAATGGAGATCGTGGACCACGCGCTGCACGCCCTCTCCGACGAGGTGATGGTGCCCCACTCGGGCTGGGAGCGAGGGAGCAACGGGGCCGGAGGCGGCGAGGAGAACTGCAAGCCCCGGCACCTGGAGTGGGAGACGGCGCTCACCAACACGGCGGGCTGCCTCAG AAATGTGAGTTCGGAGCGAAGCGAGGCCAGGAGGAAGCTGAGGGAGTGCACGGGCCTGGTGGACTCGCTCATGTACATCGTGCAGTCCCAGATCGACTGCAAAGACGTGGACAATAAG TTGATAGAGAACAGCGTGTGTCTGCTGAGGAACTTGTCCTATCACGTGCACCGCGAGATCCCCGGCTGCGAGCGCTACCAGGAGACCACGCCCGTCAAccagggccccgccccctccggccAGAAGGGCGGCTGCTTCAGCTCCCGCAAGGGCAAAG ATGAGTGGTTTTCCAAAG GAAGAAAAGATGAGGATGCAGCTGCAGACGTAATAGACATTCCAAAGAGGACCTCGCCCGCCAAAG GCTACGAGCTGCTGTTCCAGCCGGAGGTGGTCCGCATCTACACCTCGCTGCTGAAGGAGTCCAAAAACCCCACCGTGCTGGAGGCGTCGGCCGGGGCCGTGCAGAACCTGTGTGCAGGACGCTGGACT TATGGGCGATACATCCGTGCCTTGCTGCGCCAGGAGAAGGGTCTTCCCATGATGACCGAGCTGTTGGCCCACGGCAACGACCGGGTGGTCCGGGCCATGTCCGGAGCCCTGAGGAACCTCGCCATCGACGCCCGCAACAGAGACCTACTAG GTAAACACGCCGTGCCTCACCTGGTGGCCAACCTGCCGGGCGGCGGTCAGAGCCAGCCGGTGCGGGCGCTGTCGGAGGAGACGGTGGTGTCCGTCCTGAGCACGCTGCACGAGGTGCTGGGATCCAGCCTGGAGGCCGCCAAGACGCTGCGCGCCTCGCAGGGCATCGAGCGGCTGGTGCTCATCAACAAGGACGG AAACCGCTCGGAGAAGGAGGTGCGCGGCGCCGGCATGGTGCTGCAGACGGTGTGGGGCTACAAGGAGCTGCGGCGCACTCTGGAGAAGGACGGCTGGAAGAAGACCGACTTCATGGTCAACCTCAACCCACCCAGCAACAACACCCGGGCCAACGGGGGCTACGAGGACAGCACGCTGCCGCTCATCGACAAAG GTGGCAAAAGTGAGCGAGAAATGATTCCAATGAACGACTTGGGACCAG ATGCCTACTCCACACTGGACCAGAGCGGCAGAAAGAACACTCTGGATAACACACTCGAACCTGCTGACAGAGATGCaccacag ggagGGATGTATGGGGAGAGGCAGGCCTCGTTGCCTCTGATGGATTCTTACGATG aaaAACTGATCGTGTGCATCACCAGACGACAGCCTCCACCCACGTACTGCCCTTGCTGA
- the ctnnd1 gene encoding catenin delta-1 isoform X1 — translation MEQCASTASLLASVREQERQFEMLSRALEEERRSCAGTLPRPLPNMQNGRIPCDADIERLTLSEGYINGTHHFRMEPGQMVQEMFTVEEPPLESAPVVSVETNEDGSTRRTETTVKKVVKTTTTRTVVPSVSDTMSLDGGGSMTGVGGYTTPMNQVYRPAPGGGGMPMDYPTQTVPRNYHYGPSPGGYGDYRAGPPSDNYASLSRSAHMDDRYRPVHPDGYRTLDPSYRAPSRSQLDPYAAQPQVGPMGSAMELSSIPRFMPEPYGLEDDQRSMGFDEPDYGMGHPVAYSTMPRSHHAFPHGPPRRTASYEGTLDGDMSGPGDMYYWGGGAPLAQGERGSMASLDSTLRKGPGPAGWRQPELPEVIAMLNYRLDPVKSNAAAYLQHLTYKNDKVKSDVRRLKGIPALVSMLDNPNREVHYAACGALKNISYGKDPDNKIAIKNCDGVPALIRLLRKIRDQDLTDIITGTLWNLSSHDSVKMEIVDHALHALSDEVMVPHSGWERGSNGAGGGEENCKPRHLEWETALTNTAGCLRNVSSERSEARRKLRECTGLVDSLMYIVQSQIDCKDVDNKLIENSVCLLRNLSYHVHREIPGCERYQETTPVNQGPAPSGQKGGCFSSRKGKDEWFSKGRKDEDAAADVIDIPKRTSPAKGYELLFQPEVVRIYTSLLKESKNPTVLEASAGAVQNLCAGRWTYGRYIRALLRQEKGLPMMTELLAHGNDRVVRAMSGALRNLAIDARNRDLLGKHAVPHLVANLPGGGQSQPVRALSEETVVSVLSTLHEVLGSSLEAAKTLRASQGIERLVLINKDGNRSEKEVRGAGMVLQTVWGYKELRRTLEKDGWKKTDFMVNLNPPSNNTRANGGYEDSTLPLIDKGGKSEREMIPMNDLGPDAYSTLDQSGRKNTLDNTLEPADRDAPQGGMYGERQASLPLMDSYDEKLIVCITRRQPPPTYCPC, via the exons ATGGAGCAGTGTGCGAGCACGGCCTCCCTGCTGGCCTCGGTGCGGGAGCAGGAGAGGCAGTTTGAGATGCTGAGCCgagctctggaggaggagcggaggtcGTGTGCCGGCACcttgccccgccccctccccaaCATGCAG AACGGCCGCATTCCTTGTGATGCAGACATAGAGCGGCTGACGCTGAGCGAGGGTTACATCAACGGGACACACCAC TTCAGGATGGAGCCTGGTCAGATGGTGCAGGAGATGTTCACGGTGGAGGAGCCGCCCCTGGAGTCTGCGCCGGTCGTTTCCGTGGAGACCAATGAAGACGGGAGCACGCGGCGCACAGAGACGACG GTAAAGAAAGTGGTGAAGACCACCACCACCCGCACGGTCGTCCCCTCCGTGTCGGACACCATGTCCCTCGACGGCGGCGGCTCCATGACGGGCGTGGGGGGCTACACCACGCCCATGAACCAGGTCTACAGGCCAGCCCCGGGTGGAGGCGGCATGCCCATGGACTACCCCACTCAGACCGTGCCCCGCAACTACCACTACGGCCCCTCCCCCGGGGGCTACGGCGACTACCGCGCCGGGCCGCCGTCCGACAACTACGCAAGCCTCAGCAGGAGCGCCCACATGGACGATCGCTACAG ACCGGTCCATCCGGATGGGTACAGAACTCTGGATCCCAGCTACCGAGCCCCCAGCAGGTCCCAGCTGGACCCCTACGCTGCTCAGCCACAG GTGGGCCCTATGGGGAGCGCCATGGAGCTGTCTTCGATCCCCAGGTTCATGCCGGAGCCATACGGGCTGGAGGACGACCAGCGCAGCATGGGGTTCGACGAGCCCGACTACGGGATGGGACACCCGGTGGCCTACAGCACCATGCCCCGCAGCCACCATGCCTTCCCTCACGGGCCGCCGCGCAGAACTGC gaGTTACGAGGGAACCCTGGACGGCGACATGAGCGGTCCAGGAGACATGTACTACTGGGGAGGCGGCGCCCCGCTGGCCCAGGGCGAGCGGGGCAGCATGGCGTCGCTGGACAGCACTCTGAGGAAGGGTCCGGGCCCGGCGGGCTGGCGCCAGCCGGAGCTGCCGGAGGTCATCGCCATGCTCAACTACAGGCTGGACCCGGTCAAGAGCAACGCAGCGGCTTATCTACAGCATCTCACCTACAAGAACGACAAA GTGAAGTCCGACGTGCGTCGTCTGAAGGGGATTCCAGCGCTGGTCTCCATGCTCGACAACCCCAACAGGGAG GTGCACTACGCAGCCTGCGGAGCACTGAAGAACATCTCCTATGGCAAAGATCCAGACAATAAAATTGCCATCAAGAACTGCGATGGAGTGCCGGCTCTGATCCGGCTGCTGAGGAAGATCCGAGACCAGGACCTGACCGACATCATCACAG GGACACTGTGGAACCTGTCGTCCCACGACTCTGTGAAAATGGAGATCGTGGACCACGCGCTGCACGCCCTCTCCGACGAGGTGATGGTGCCCCACTCGGGCTGGGAGCGAGGGAGCAACGGGGCCGGAGGCGGCGAGGAGAACTGCAAGCCCCGGCACCTGGAGTGGGAGACGGCGCTCACCAACACGGCGGGCTGCCTCAG AAATGTGAGTTCGGAGCGAAGCGAGGCCAGGAGGAAGCTGAGGGAGTGCACGGGCCTGGTGGACTCGCTCATGTACATCGTGCAGTCCCAGATCGACTGCAAAGACGTGGACAATAAG TTGATAGAGAACAGCGTGTGTCTGCTGAGGAACTTGTCCTATCACGTGCACCGCGAGATCCCCGGCTGCGAGCGCTACCAGGAGACCACGCCCGTCAAccagggccccgccccctccggccAGAAGGGCGGCTGCTTCAGCTCCCGCAAGGGCAAAG ATGAGTGGTTTTCCAAAG GAAGAAAAGATGAGGATGCAGCTGCAGACGTAATAGACATTCCAAAGAGGACCTCGCCCGCCAAAG GCTACGAGCTGCTGTTCCAGCCGGAGGTGGTCCGCATCTACACCTCGCTGCTGAAGGAGTCCAAAAACCCCACCGTGCTGGAGGCGTCGGCCGGGGCCGTGCAGAACCTGTGTGCAGGACGCTGGACT TATGGGCGATACATCCGTGCCTTGCTGCGCCAGGAGAAGGGTCTTCCCATGATGACCGAGCTGTTGGCCCACGGCAACGACCGGGTGGTCCGGGCCATGTCCGGAGCCCTGAGGAACCTCGCCATCGACGCCCGCAACAGAGACCTACTAG GTAAACACGCCGTGCCTCACCTGGTGGCCAACCTGCCGGGCGGCGGTCAGAGCCAGCCGGTGCGGGCGCTGTCGGAGGAGACGGTGGTGTCCGTCCTGAGCACGCTGCACGAGGTGCTGGGATCCAGCCTGGAGGCCGCCAAGACGCTGCGCGCCTCGCAGGGCATCGAGCGGCTGGTGCTCATCAACAAGGACGG AAACCGCTCGGAGAAGGAGGTGCGCGGCGCCGGCATGGTGCTGCAGACGGTGTGGGGCTACAAGGAGCTGCGGCGCACTCTGGAGAAGGACGGCTGGAAGAAGACCGACTTCATGGTCAACCTCAACCCACCCAGCAACAACACCCGGGCCAACGGGGGCTACGAGGACAGCACGCTGCCGCTCATCGACAAAG GTGGCAAAAGTGAGCGAGAAATGATTCCAATGAACGACTTGGGACCAG ATGCCTACTCCACACTGGACCAGAGCGGCAGAAAGAACACTCTGGATAACACACTCGAACCTGCTGACAGAGATGCaccacag ggagGGATGTATGGGGAGAGGCAGGCCTCGTTGCCTCTGATGGATTCTTACGATG aaaAACTGATCGTGTGCATCACCAGACGACAGCCTCCACCCACGTACTGCCCTTGCTGA
- the ctnnd1 gene encoding catenin delta-1 isoform X2: MEQCASTASLLASVREQERQFEMLSRALEEERRSCAGTLPRPLPNMQNGRIPCDADIERLTLSEGYINGTHHFRMEPGQMVQEMFTVEEPPLESAPVVSVETNEDGSTRRTETTVKKVVKTTTTRTVVPSVSDTMSLDGGGSMTGVGGYTTPMNQVYRPAPGGGGMPMDYPTQTVPRNYHYGPSPGGYGDYRAGPPSDNYASLSRSAHMDDRYRPVHPDGYRTLDPSYRAPSRSQLDPYAAQPQVGPMGSAMELSSIPRFMPEPYGLEDDQRSMGFDEPDYGMGHPVAYSTMPRSHHAFPHGPPRRTASYEGTLDGDMSGPGDMYYWGGGAPLAQGERGSMASLDSTLRKGPGPAGWRQPELPEVIAMLNYRLDPVKSNAAAYLQHLTYKNDKVKSDVRRLKGIPALVSMLDNPNREVHYAACGALKNISYGKDPDNKIAIKNCDGVPALIRLLRKIRDQDLTDIITGTLWNLSSHDSVKMEIVDHALHALSDEVMVPHSGWERGSNGAGGGEENCKPRHLEWETALTNTAGCLRNVSSERSEARRKLRECTGLVDSLMYIVQSQIDCKDVDNKLIENSVCLLRNLSYHVHREIPGCERYQETTPVNQGPAPSGQKGGCFSSRKGKGRKDEDAAADVIDIPKRTSPAKGYELLFQPEVVRIYTSLLKESKNPTVLEASAGAVQNLCAGRWTYGRYIRALLRQEKGLPMMTELLAHGNDRVVRAMSGALRNLAIDARNRDLLGKHAVPHLVANLPGGGQSQPVRALSEETVVSVLSTLHEVLGSSLEAAKTLRASQGIERLVLINKDGNRSEKEVRGAGMVLQTVWGYKELRRTLEKDGWKKTDFMVNLNPPSNNTRANGGYEDSTLPLIDKGGKSEREMIPMNDLGPDAYSTLDQSGRKNTLDNTLEPADRDAPQGGMYGERQASLPLMDSYDEKLIVCITRRQPPPTYCPC, from the exons ATGGAGCAGTGTGCGAGCACGGCCTCCCTGCTGGCCTCGGTGCGGGAGCAGGAGAGGCAGTTTGAGATGCTGAGCCgagctctggaggaggagcggaggtcGTGTGCCGGCACcttgccccgccccctccccaaCATGCAG AACGGCCGCATTCCTTGTGATGCAGACATAGAGCGGCTGACGCTGAGCGAGGGTTACATCAACGGGACACACCAC TTCAGGATGGAGCCTGGTCAGATGGTGCAGGAGATGTTCACGGTGGAGGAGCCGCCCCTGGAGTCTGCGCCGGTCGTTTCCGTGGAGACCAATGAAGACGGGAGCACGCGGCGCACAGAGACGACG GTAAAGAAAGTGGTGAAGACCACCACCACCCGCACGGTCGTCCCCTCCGTGTCGGACACCATGTCCCTCGACGGCGGCGGCTCCATGACGGGCGTGGGGGGCTACACCACGCCCATGAACCAGGTCTACAGGCCAGCCCCGGGTGGAGGCGGCATGCCCATGGACTACCCCACTCAGACCGTGCCCCGCAACTACCACTACGGCCCCTCCCCCGGGGGCTACGGCGACTACCGCGCCGGGCCGCCGTCCGACAACTACGCAAGCCTCAGCAGGAGCGCCCACATGGACGATCGCTACAG ACCGGTCCATCCGGATGGGTACAGAACTCTGGATCCCAGCTACCGAGCCCCCAGCAGGTCCCAGCTGGACCCCTACGCTGCTCAGCCACAG GTGGGCCCTATGGGGAGCGCCATGGAGCTGTCTTCGATCCCCAGGTTCATGCCGGAGCCATACGGGCTGGAGGACGACCAGCGCAGCATGGGGTTCGACGAGCCCGACTACGGGATGGGACACCCGGTGGCCTACAGCACCATGCCCCGCAGCCACCATGCCTTCCCTCACGGGCCGCCGCGCAGAACTGC gaGTTACGAGGGAACCCTGGACGGCGACATGAGCGGTCCAGGAGACATGTACTACTGGGGAGGCGGCGCCCCGCTGGCCCAGGGCGAGCGGGGCAGCATGGCGTCGCTGGACAGCACTCTGAGGAAGGGTCCGGGCCCGGCGGGCTGGCGCCAGCCGGAGCTGCCGGAGGTCATCGCCATGCTCAACTACAGGCTGGACCCGGTCAAGAGCAACGCAGCGGCTTATCTACAGCATCTCACCTACAAGAACGACAAA GTGAAGTCCGACGTGCGTCGTCTGAAGGGGATTCCAGCGCTGGTCTCCATGCTCGACAACCCCAACAGGGAG GTGCACTACGCAGCCTGCGGAGCACTGAAGAACATCTCCTATGGCAAAGATCCAGACAATAAAATTGCCATCAAGAACTGCGATGGAGTGCCGGCTCTGATCCGGCTGCTGAGGAAGATCCGAGACCAGGACCTGACCGACATCATCACAG GGACACTGTGGAACCTGTCGTCCCACGACTCTGTGAAAATGGAGATCGTGGACCACGCGCTGCACGCCCTCTCCGACGAGGTGATGGTGCCCCACTCGGGCTGGGAGCGAGGGAGCAACGGGGCCGGAGGCGGCGAGGAGAACTGCAAGCCCCGGCACCTGGAGTGGGAGACGGCGCTCACCAACACGGCGGGCTGCCTCAG AAATGTGAGTTCGGAGCGAAGCGAGGCCAGGAGGAAGCTGAGGGAGTGCACGGGCCTGGTGGACTCGCTCATGTACATCGTGCAGTCCCAGATCGACTGCAAAGACGTGGACAATAAG TTGATAGAGAACAGCGTGTGTCTGCTGAGGAACTTGTCCTATCACGTGCACCGCGAGATCCCCGGCTGCGAGCGCTACCAGGAGACCACGCCCGTCAAccagggccccgccccctccggccAGAAGGGCGGCTGCTTCAGCTCCCGCAAGGGCAAAG GAAGAAAAGATGAGGATGCAGCTGCAGACGTAATAGACATTCCAAAGAGGACCTCGCCCGCCAAAG GCTACGAGCTGCTGTTCCAGCCGGAGGTGGTCCGCATCTACACCTCGCTGCTGAAGGAGTCCAAAAACCCCACCGTGCTGGAGGCGTCGGCCGGGGCCGTGCAGAACCTGTGTGCAGGACGCTGGACT TATGGGCGATACATCCGTGCCTTGCTGCGCCAGGAGAAGGGTCTTCCCATGATGACCGAGCTGTTGGCCCACGGCAACGACCGGGTGGTCCGGGCCATGTCCGGAGCCCTGAGGAACCTCGCCATCGACGCCCGCAACAGAGACCTACTAG GTAAACACGCCGTGCCTCACCTGGTGGCCAACCTGCCGGGCGGCGGTCAGAGCCAGCCGGTGCGGGCGCTGTCGGAGGAGACGGTGGTGTCCGTCCTGAGCACGCTGCACGAGGTGCTGGGATCCAGCCTGGAGGCCGCCAAGACGCTGCGCGCCTCGCAGGGCATCGAGCGGCTGGTGCTCATCAACAAGGACGG AAACCGCTCGGAGAAGGAGGTGCGCGGCGCCGGCATGGTGCTGCAGACGGTGTGGGGCTACAAGGAGCTGCGGCGCACTCTGGAGAAGGACGGCTGGAAGAAGACCGACTTCATGGTCAACCTCAACCCACCCAGCAACAACACCCGGGCCAACGGGGGCTACGAGGACAGCACGCTGCCGCTCATCGACAAAG GTGGCAAAAGTGAGCGAGAAATGATTCCAATGAACGACTTGGGACCAG ATGCCTACTCCACACTGGACCAGAGCGGCAGAAAGAACACTCTGGATAACACACTCGAACCTGCTGACAGAGATGCaccacag ggagGGATGTATGGGGAGAGGCAGGCCTCGTTGCCTCTGATGGATTCTTACGATG aaaAACTGATCGTGTGCATCACCAGACGACAGCCTCCACCCACGTACTGCCCTTGCTGA